The Mesorhizobium sp. M1D.F.Ca.ET.043.01.1.1 genome contains a region encoding:
- the trbE gene encoding conjugal transfer protein TrbE translates to MLNLSEYRSKADRLADHLPWAALVAPGIVLNKDGSFQRTLRFRGPDLESATEAELVGICARANNALRRLGSGWALFFEAERTEALGYPNSHFPDAASWLVDEERRAAFEGKVAHYESRYHLTLVFMPPPDAQARAESALVDSHYSRGERDWRQDLARFRDETNRVLDLFSGFMSEVRVLDDAQTLTYLHGTISPRRHPIMAPETPIYLDAILVDAPLTGGLEPMLGEQHLRTLTILGFPNLTRPGILDTLNHQDFAYRWMTRFIPLEKTEATKTLTRLRRQWFAKRKSIVAILREVITNEPVPLVDNDADNKALDADEALQALGGDHVSFGYLTTTVTVWGEDRQAAAEKLRAVERIINGLGFTTIREGVNAVEAWLGSLPGHVYANVRQPLVHTLNLAHLMPLSSVWAGPATNEHLAKVTQTEAPPLFVAETSGSTPFRLSTHVEDVGHMLVVGPTGAGKSVLLALIALQFRRYAGAQVYVFDKGNSARAATLAMGGEHHALGADGSLAFQPLRSINDQASRSWAAEWIASLVAHENVTVTPEVKEAIWSALASLATAPAQERTLTGLSVLLQSNALKTALMPYTLDGPFGRLLDADHDGLALSDVQCFETEELMHSQGALLPVLTYLFQRLEERFDGRPTLIMLDEAWVYLDNPLFAARIREWLKVLRKKNVSVVFATQSLADIAGSGIAPAIIESCPQRIFLPNDRAVEPQARTAYERFGLSERQIELIARATPKRQYYLQSRRGNRLFELELGPIALALCGASDPATQTLIDRIMSEDGQGSFASQFLIARGLDWAGELLKQFPQPDKEQFS, encoded by the coding sequence ATGCTGAACCTTTCGGAATATCGAAGCAAAGCCGACCGGCTTGCCGACCATCTACCCTGGGCTGCCTTGGTGGCGCCCGGCATCGTGCTCAACAAGGACGGCAGCTTTCAGCGGACGTTGCGGTTCCGCGGCCCGGATCTCGAAAGTGCGACGGAGGCTGAACTCGTCGGCATTTGCGCCCGGGCGAACAATGCTCTCAGACGCCTTGGCTCTGGCTGGGCATTGTTCTTTGAGGCCGAGCGCACAGAAGCGCTGGGCTATCCGAACTCGCATTTTCCTGACGCCGCGTCGTGGCTGGTCGACGAAGAACGCCGCGCTGCTTTCGAGGGGAAGGTAGCGCACTACGAGAGCCGCTATCATCTGACCTTGGTGTTTATGCCACCGCCGGACGCCCAGGCGCGCGCAGAAAGCGCGCTCGTCGACTCTCATTATTCCCGAGGAGAAAGAGACTGGCGCCAGGATCTGGCGAGGTTCCGTGACGAGACCAACCGCGTGCTCGATCTCTTCTCGGGTTTCATGTCCGAAGTACGCGTCCTCGATGATGCTCAGACGTTGACCTACCTCCACGGCACGATTTCGCCTCGTCGCCATCCTATCATGGCCCCGGAAACGCCGATATATCTGGATGCAATCCTGGTCGATGCGCCGCTTACCGGTGGCCTGGAGCCGATGCTGGGTGAGCAGCATCTTCGCACACTGACCATCCTCGGCTTTCCGAACCTCACCCGGCCCGGAATCCTCGATACCCTCAATCATCAGGATTTCGCCTATCGCTGGATGACGCGCTTCATTCCGCTCGAGAAAACGGAAGCCACGAAGACGCTGACGCGATTGCGCCGGCAGTGGTTTGCCAAGCGCAAATCGATCGTGGCAATCCTACGCGAGGTCATTACCAACGAGCCGGTCCCGCTTGTCGATAACGATGCCGACAACAAGGCGCTCGATGCCGACGAAGCCCTTCAGGCATTGGGCGGTGATCATGTGAGTTTCGGCTATCTCACCACCACCGTGACGGTGTGGGGCGAGGATCGCCAAGCCGCTGCAGAGAAGCTTCGCGCGGTCGAGCGCATCATCAATGGGCTCGGCTTCACCACGATCCGAGAAGGCGTCAATGCGGTCGAGGCTTGGCTCGGCTCATTGCCTGGCCATGTCTACGCTAACGTTCGCCAACCGCTCGTTCATACATTGAACCTTGCCCATCTCATGCCGCTGTCGTCGGTTTGGGCCGGTCCTGCGACAAACGAGCATCTCGCGAAAGTCACCCAAACCGAAGCGCCACCGCTTTTCGTTGCCGAGACCAGTGGGTCGACACCGTTTCGGCTTTCCACCCACGTCGAAGATGTCGGCCACATGCTGGTTGTTGGTCCGACCGGCGCCGGCAAGTCGGTTCTGCTTGCTCTGATTGCTCTGCAGTTCAGGCGCTATGCCGGCGCCCAGGTTTATGTCTTCGACAAAGGCAATTCGGCCCGTGCTGCAACACTTGCCATGGGTGGAGAACACCACGCGCTAGGAGCGGACGGTTCCCTTGCCTTTCAGCCACTGCGCAGCATCAACGACCAGGCTAGCCGAAGCTGGGCGGCCGAATGGATCGCCAGCCTTGTTGCCCACGAGAACGTCACCGTCACGCCGGAGGTGAAGGAGGCTATTTGGTCAGCGCTGGCCAGCCTTGCCACCGCGCCGGCGCAGGAACGCACACTGACCGGTCTTTCGGTCCTGCTTCAATCCAATGCGCTGAAGACCGCATTGATGCCCTACACGCTCGACGGTCCCTTCGGCCGCCTGCTCGATGCCGATCATGATGGGCTGGCCTTGTCGGATGTGCAGTGTTTCGAGACCGAGGAGTTAATGCACAGCCAAGGCGCTTTGCTGCCGGTGCTTACCTATCTGTTCCAGCGACTTGAGGAACGGTTCGACGGACGGCCCACGCTGATCATGCTCGACGAGGCGTGGGTCTATCTCGACAATCCGCTGTTCGCCGCCCGCATCCGCGAATGGCTGAAGGTGCTGCGAAAGAAGAACGTGTCGGTTGTCTTCGCTACGCAGTCGCTGGCTGATATCGCGGGCTCTGGCATAGCGCCGGCAATCATCGAAAGCTGCCCGCAGCGCATTTTCCTTCCCAATGATCGTGCCGTGGAACCCCAGGCGCGCACAGCCTACGAGCGCTTCGGTTTAAGCGAGCGGCAGATCGAATTGATCGCCCGCGCCACGCCGAAGCGTCAGTATTATCTGCAATCGCGCCGCGGCAACCGTCTGTTCGAGCTCGAGCTTGGCCCCATCGCTCTTGCGCTTTGCGGTGCTTCCGATCCGGCCACGCAGACTCTGATCGACAGGATCATGTCCGAAGACGGGCAAGGCAGCTTTGCCTCGCAGTTCCTGATCGCGCGCGGCCTCGATTGGGCCGGCGAACTTCTCAAGCAATTCCCTCAACCAGACAAGGAGCAATTCTCATGA
- the trbJ gene encoding P-type conjugative transfer protein TrbJ → MMRRRLLSGLITVSLIAKPMADYVQPAYALIVFDPSNYAQNVLTAARALEQINNQIQSLQNQATMLQNMARNLQRLDFSSVGQLTGSLHRIDGLMDQASGLSFDLGKLQDQWRSQYPESYDATIKVSDVASAARERWQTAMQAFRQTMGVQSQIVENVRADGDLLADLVNRSQGAAGALQASQATNQLMALSTKQQMQIQTLLATQFRAEAEDAARKAQSDEAAREMTKRFLGTGSAYPGN, encoded by the coding sequence ATGATGCGGCGACGCCTTCTCTCCGGCCTGATCACCGTTTCCCTGATCGCCAAGCCTATGGCCGACTATGTGCAGCCCGCGTACGCCCTTATCGTGTTCGATCCGTCCAATTATGCGCAGAACGTGCTGACGGCCGCGCGCGCATTGGAGCAGATCAACAACCAAATCCAGTCGCTGCAGAATCAGGCGACCATGCTGCAGAACATGGCGCGCAATCTTCAGCGTCTGGATTTCTCTTCCGTTGGCCAACTCACCGGTTCGCTCCATCGCATCGACGGCTTGATGGACCAGGCGAGTGGCCTCAGCTTTGATCTGGGCAAGCTTCAAGACCAGTGGCGCAGCCAATATCCGGAAAGCTACGACGCCACGATCAAAGTCAGCGATGTGGCGAGTGCTGCGCGGGAGCGTTGGCAAACCGCCATGCAGGCGTTCCGCCAGACCATGGGTGTCCAGTCGCAAATCGTCGAGAACGTCCGCGCCGACGGCGATCTGCTCGCCGATCTCGTCAACCGCAGCCAAGGGGCGGCCGGTGCGCTTCAGGCAAGCCAGGCCACCAACCAGCTGATGGCGCTTTCGACAAAACAGCAGATGCAGATCCAGACGCTGCTCGCAACGCAGTTTCGAGCTGAGGCCGAGGATGCCGCCCGCAAGGCCCAGTCAGACGAAGCCGCCCGCGAGATGACGAAGCGGTTCTTGGGTACCGGCTCGGCTTATCCCGGCAATTAA
- the trbL gene encoding P-type conjugative transfer protein TrbL, giving the protein MNDLGVIDRFMETFIRYIDSGFGLLSGDLAFLTTILIGIDITLAGLAWALGDETSVLGRLVRKVLYVGVFAFILNNFKNLADIVYRSFAGLGIKASAGNLSADNLLRPGRIAATGFEGAWPMLDQASQLLGFPEIFGNALTIFVLLMAWFLVIIAFFILSIQLFITILEFKLTTLAGFVLVPFALWNRSAFLAERVLGHVISSGIKVMVLAVIVGIGSTLFGEFASALQGKEPDLAGAMSQVLGALALLGLGIFGPGIASGLVSGAPQLGAGAALGTTAAAAGVSLVAGGTAFAGARMATSGGLAAIRAGTTMGSAASTSWQIGRATSPDAGLSGVAAGMHGVTSAAGGAAIRIARSATASVGRNADAGRDAAWTATGGAPTASMTERSAGSATVSAPTWARRLRSEQTARANRHAAMQAVRDGDRPGGSANPSLNDKDD; this is encoded by the coding sequence ATGAACGACCTTGGCGTCATCGATCGCTTCATGGAGACCTTCATCCGCTACATCGACAGCGGGTTCGGTCTGCTATCGGGCGACCTCGCCTTCCTCACTACCATTCTGATCGGCATTGACATCACACTTGCCGGCCTGGCGTGGGCGCTCGGCGACGAAACCAGCGTTCTCGGCCGGCTTGTCCGCAAGGTGCTCTATGTTGGCGTCTTCGCCTTCATTCTGAACAATTTCAAGAACCTCGCCGATATCGTTTATCGTTCTTTTGCCGGTCTCGGGATTAAGGCGTCGGCCGGCAATCTGTCGGCAGACAATCTCTTGCGCCCGGGCCGCATTGCCGCGACCGGTTTCGAAGGTGCTTGGCCAATGCTTGACCAAGCCAGTCAGCTCCTGGGCTTCCCGGAAATCTTCGGCAACGCACTGACCATCTTCGTGCTGCTGATGGCCTGGTTCCTGGTTATCATCGCCTTCTTCATCCTTTCCATCCAGCTTTTCATCACCATCCTAGAGTTCAAGCTCACCACGCTGGCAGGTTTTGTTTTGGTTCCATTCGCACTTTGGAACCGTTCAGCGTTCCTGGCCGAACGCGTGCTCGGCCATGTTATCTCGTCAGGCATCAAGGTGATGGTGCTCGCCGTCATTGTCGGTATCGGCTCCACGCTCTTCGGGGAGTTCGCTTCCGCATTGCAAGGCAAGGAGCCGGATCTTGCCGGTGCCATGTCCCAGGTACTGGGCGCACTGGCACTGCTTGGCCTTGGCATTTTTGGGCCGGGGATCGCGTCGGGTCTTGTCTCAGGCGCACCGCAGCTTGGGGCGGGCGCCGCCCTCGGCACGACCGCGGCGGCAGCGGGTGTATCACTCGTTGCTGGAGGCACAGCATTTGCTGGCGCGCGTATGGCAACCAGCGGCGGTCTCGCCGCCATCCGAGCCGGCACAACAATGGGATCGGCTGCTTCCACGTCATGGCAGATCGGGCGCGCAACCTCGCCCGACGCTGGCCTCTCCGGTGTGGCTGCTGGAATGCATGGTGTAACCAGTGCAGCTGGCGGCGCCGCTATACGCATAGCGCGATCCGCCACTGCAAGTGTTGGGCGCAACGCCGATGCCGGGCGCGATGCCGCGTGGACCGCGACCGGCGGCGCGCCGACAGCGTCAATGACCGAACGCTCTGCCGGTTCGGCCACTGTTTCGGCGCCGACGTGGGCAAGGCGCCTACGTTCTGAACAGACCGCCCGGGCAAATCGCCACGCTGCCATGCAAGCTGTCCGAGACGGAGACCGGCCGGGAGGCAGCGCCAACCCCTCTCTCAACGACAAGGATGACTAG
- the trbF gene encoding conjugal transfer protein TrbF, producing MLFKRPVHRYGKTPEPVTPYQKAAQLWDERIGSSRLQARNWRIMALGCLALATGLSGGLVWQSMQSRVVPYVVEVDGFGETRAVAPAVRNYEPSDAQIAWHLGRFIQNVRSVSTDPVLVRQNWLAAYDFASDRAALFLNEYAKANDPFGQIGTRSVSVQVTSVVRASESSFQVKWTEQVFERGSLASTMRWTAILTIVIRSPSNTDQLRKNPLGVFINAIDWSRELDSAVPAPLSPTESTNER from the coding sequence ATGCTCTTCAAGCGACCCGTGCACCGTTACGGCAAAACACCCGAACCGGTCACGCCGTATCAAAAAGCCGCCCAACTGTGGGACGAGCGCATCGGCTCATCTCGACTGCAGGCCAGGAACTGGCGGATCATGGCCCTTGGCTGCCTGGCCTTGGCGACCGGGCTTTCCGGCGGACTCGTATGGCAGTCGATGCAAAGCCGTGTCGTGCCTTATGTCGTCGAGGTCGATGGCTTCGGCGAGACGCGCGCCGTCGCGCCGGCGGTCCGGAATTATGAGCCCTCGGATGCTCAGATCGCCTGGCATCTCGGCCGCTTCATCCAGAATGTCCGTTCCGTTTCCACCGATCCGGTTTTGGTTCGGCAGAACTGGTTGGCAGCGTACGACTTTGCTAGCGATCGCGCAGCGCTCTTCCTCAACGAATACGCCAAGGCGAACGACCCCTTCGGTCAGATCGGAACGCGCAGTGTTTCGGTACAGGTCACCAGCGTGGTCAGAGCCTCCGAAAGTTCATTCCAGGTCAAATGGACCGAGCAGGTGTTTGAGCGCGGAAGCCTTGCCAGCACGATGCGCTGGACTGCGATCCTCACGATCGTGATCCGCTCGCCAAGCAATACGGATCAGCTGCGCAAGAATCCGCTCGGCGTCTTCATCAATGCCATTGACTGGTCACGCGAGCTCGACAGCGCCGTCCCAGCCCCCCTTTCTCCGACGGAGTCCACCAATGAAAGGTAA
- the trbG gene encoding P-type conjugative transfer protein TrbG — protein sequence MSPIRAVLILSVSAAVVSACASKKVPPPEISYDAADFKPAAIEKAPERPIRIVEVPKPLPLPGQMQPEPGKAEDKRPPEERVADANKAATQQPTKYGYVNAVQVYPFTDGALYQLYAAPERVTDIALQPGEKLTAVSAGDTVRWVIGDTASGTGDNQRTHVLVKPFAPGLATNVVITTDRRTYHLQLQSTEKTAMAAISWTYSQDQIIALRQRNAQAEAVTPVASNIALENLRFRYSISGDTPPWRPTRAFDDGSKVYIEFPRRIDQGEAPPLFIVGADGSSELVNYRVRGNYYIVDRLFAAAELRLGTKRQQVIRISRIDGRQPQRRISLFRGSRRGEGS from the coding sequence ATGTCACCGATTCGTGCCGTGCTGATCCTATCGGTGTCGGCAGCGGTCGTTTCCGCTTGTGCATCGAAGAAGGTGCCGCCGCCTGAGATTTCCTATGACGCTGCCGACTTCAAACCGGCCGCGATCGAAAAAGCGCCGGAGAGGCCGATTAGAATTGTCGAGGTGCCAAAACCACTGCCGCTGCCTGGCCAAATGCAGCCCGAGCCCGGCAAGGCCGAGGACAAGCGCCCTCCTGAAGAACGCGTCGCTGATGCCAACAAAGCCGCGACCCAGCAACCCACCAAGTACGGGTATGTTAATGCAGTGCAAGTCTACCCCTTCACCGATGGCGCGCTTTATCAACTCTATGCCGCGCCGGAGCGCGTGACCGACATCGCTCTGCAGCCGGGCGAGAAACTAACCGCCGTGTCGGCTGGCGACACCGTGCGCTGGGTCATTGGCGATACCGCAAGCGGCACCGGTGACAATCAGCGCACCCATGTTCTGGTAAAACCCTTCGCGCCGGGTCTTGCCACCAATGTCGTCATTACGACGGACCGGCGGACCTATCATTTGCAGCTTCAAAGCACCGAGAAGACCGCAATGGCGGCAATCTCCTGGACCTACAGCCAAGACCAGATCATCGCGCTTCGCCAGCGCAATGCTCAAGCCGAGGCAGTTACACCGGTCGCGTCGAACATCGCGCTCGAAAACCTTCGCTTTCGCTACTCAATCAGTGGCGACACACCGCCCTGGAGACCGACGCGAGCCTTCGACGACGGCAGCAAGGTCTATATTGAGTTCCCTCGTCGCATAGATCAGGGCGAGGCGCCACCACTCTTCATCGTCGGCGCAGATGGGAGCAGCGAGCTCGTCAACTATCGCGTGCGCGGCAACTATTACATCGTCGATCGGCTCTTCGCCGCGGCCGAACTTCGCCTCGGCACCAAGCGGCAGCAGGTGATCCGCATCAGCAGGATTGACGGCAGGCAACCGCAACGGCGGATCTCGCTCTTTCGCGGCAGCCGGCGAGGTGAGGGCTCATGA